In Rhodamnia argentea isolate NSW1041297 chromosome 5, ASM2092103v1, whole genome shotgun sequence, the DNA window ATCTCCGGATGCAAGAAATGGGGTCAGCAGAGTGCAAAATGTGCCTGCACTGAGCCAAAAGGGATTTTGCTCGGCAATAAACAACGGAAGAAGAGGATGGACCTAGAGACGTAGCAGTAGACCAGGAAGCCGATACCCTTTTGCTGCTGCTTGACGTCGTGGTGGTAGTAGTGGTTGTCCAAGGCAAAGAAGGCCTCCCCTTGACTGCAGAAGGATCATCTGAACCAGGACAAACCACTTTCTCCTCGTCCAGGATAACAATTCTACTAATAGCAAAACCAATTCGAATACCAGAACTACATTTATCAGTGCCGCACACAAACAGAATTTCATCCCCGGCAAACAATGCGACGACACTGCCCTGTTGACACTCAACTCCATTGACAAAAACTCGACCCAAAGGAGTGAGAGGAGCCTCGTGCTCCTCCCCAGCTTTTTCCCTAAAATTAAAGGACTTGTTCGGGCGAAACCCGGAATGGAAAATGAAGACCTTGCGTTGGTTACCATCAAAAAGAAAGCAGCAATGAGGGTTGCTGACACGGGGGTCGGGTAGAAGAAAGTCGCACCGGCTGGCGCTGCGGCCAATGACGTAAAGGCGGTCGGCCTCCAACCGAATGGACTGACAAGGGCACCCAGTGGCCTTGGAAATCAAGGGGGTTCCGACATGCTGCACCTCGAGTGCTGCCGCCTTTCCTAAGcactccttcttcttcttcttcttcctgttgTCTTGGCCTTGGGGATCGTGCGAGGCAGGATGGTGGGTGGGTCTTCTTTTGTGGGTACCGTCGCGGCAACGGTTGCCATCGGTGGAATGGAGTGAAGTACATGTCATGACAATCAATCAAACCACAGACCAATGCCGACACCTCTCCAAAGCATTTCAATTGGAGGAGAAACTGACGAATGGATCGAATGCCCAAGAATGATCAGGATAAGAAGATGACGAATTCGTAAGAAAACGAAGATGGTGAAGAAGGCTTCGGGCGTTGCAAGAATGGCGAGCGACGATTGGGCTGAGGAGGGGGGAAGGGAAGGTTTCGATGGAGTCCAAATCCAATCCCCACCGTCCATCCATTTGCCCCCGATTGCTTTCCCTCCAAAAATCCCCTTCCTCTCTACTTAAAGAAGCAAGTAAATCTGGTTAATTCTAAATGTTTGAGCGGGGACTTACACAAGGTTGTTCGAGTTTGCCATTCTCAAAATAATTTTGTTAAATGTTCTTCGTGAACTTGTCGGAACTTGAGTGTACCCAAATAAGGGTGTTCCGAGTTTGAGCCCGAGAAAGAATTATCTATCATTCTCAAAGTAATTTAAATTGTGCTTTAGAACCTTATCGATTTGAACGAGCCTAACACGCGGTTGAATTTATGAtcataatatttgaattttcaatgaataCGGGAGATTTTATGTTGGGAATAGTGTATCAAAGAATGCGTGACATCCAAAGTCCAAAATTAAGAGAGATTTGTTGAATTATTCACAAGTCAAAATCCGTCCTAAATGGCCACTATTTTGCATGGTTAATTAGAATACTCATCTTTGGGCTTTGGCTATTGTGGAATGGACTGGGTCGGCTGCATATGTACACTCGATCTGATGAGTGCACGCAGTGATTGTACAGGTGAGGGTGCTCGACTAAGGCAAGACTTCTAGCATACTTCTAGAATAGTAGAGGAGGAAAGGGATGAATTGGACAACATAGCAAATAAGTAGAGTATCGTTAGGCAATACGAGTCGACATTTAGAATGAGGTCGGTTCGTTTTAAGTGGAAATTTGTGATATCCCGAGTCTCATATGGATTGAGAGAGATCAGGTTAAGTAATTCATAAATCACTATGCACTTCAAATGGTTACCACTTGTGTGCTCACTCAGAATACTTCTTTTGGAGGTTTGACTCCTGTGAGACAAGTCAGATCATTACGAAATGTCCCAAGCTGGCCAACTGCCGCCCGTACATCCACGGGCCGCCGCGTGATGCCCTTTTTGCAGACGAAGCTGGTCCGGTGGGGATTGATAAAGCCCATGGAAGAGCTTAATCCAACTTGCTTTGTAGCCGGAACTTCTAAGCGAAAAGGAGGTCAGGTCGTGGGAATGGGAATTGGAGGGCTGGGAAAACCACCCTTGTAAGGAAAGTCTATGGGGGACCAAGTTGAGAAAAAGCATTCCGCGGTCCAAGCAGGTGTTCCCGCCCGTGACTCACTATTTCGACATTGGTGGGATTCTAGACATCATTCGACATTCTCACAACACAAGGTATGAAGACGGCAACTTCTTACGAATTCGAGAAGCTAAAATGGTGATAGTACGAGAATGCTAATCTGGTAACTGTTGCTCGATCGAAAATACAGGGTAGTTTTGCATGACGTATGGAGCATGGACGCATATTAATGCCGGTCCGGCTCCAGTTTCCTAACTGTTTTTTAAATGGTTAATACCACCAAAATCTCCAAAtaagtacatttgtgataaatttagtcaaaactattttttcaaccattaaaatttccaaattggtatacccgtaataaatttatgtCAAACTATGTTTTGACCACCAAAACTCCTAAACTAATACAATTTTGACAAGTTTACTattcgttagttttcattaaattttaccatcaaattgcttaGTTAGATGACACATGTCAGCCGAGGGGTGTATCTTGAGATTTTCACCTTCTGTTTATCACAGGCGTattggtttgggatttttcgtggtattaactccatttaacggaaactaacggaggataaatttgtcacaaatatatcactttgaagtttttggtggtcaaaaatttaatttggggtaaatttgtcataagcataccagtttagagtttattgtgatcaaaaaaataattttggataaatttatataccatttgaagtttttcgtggtactaacctttttttaaaataaattttatggcACAATTTGTGCTTGCATTTTAACACCTTCAAAAATCTGTAGAAGACTAAGGCCCCGCTTGGTTCAGCATTGCATATGGgctttggggctctaaagttcCTTTGCCAAATGCGAACGACgtttggttcgttttttgctcCACTTTGAGGAAGTGAAATTGTATCTCTAAAGGTCACCAAATGACCTTAGCTCAAAGTAGGTCTGAAGGTACTTTGGAATGCTTCATTTTCAGAATACAAATagacttttttttccttccaattttacCCTCGCTATATGTTCATAATTACAAAAATGTCCTTGAAACCCCTAGTTTCGATGAAGGCCTCAGCCATCAGCGGGCAGGCGGCGAGCCACTGCCAGTCTCTGGGACTaaatcacaaaaatcaaaatctccCTACAAGATGGAGAAATACTTGAGCCTGCACAGGAGGTTTCATTCCCACGCGGACTTGTTCAAGCACCATCTAACTTTCCCCAGTCAGCGAaacccaaaaaaccaaaaaaaggaggaggaggaggaggaggcgagtAAGCAGCATTAATGTACTTTCTAAGTTCTTCGAGAGTTCAACGATTAGAGTAACCATTAGTCTTATGTCACCGTATTATCCCGATTCAATCAGATCGCAATATACGTCGCCGGCTAATTGAAGAGATCTGGAATACCAGCTATGTAAGCACGGATATGGCTTCGGACAGAGCAGTGAAATACTGGCATTTATGACGAGTCTCGAGTTGATGTACATATCATATTACatgcccaagaaaaaaaaacaagcgtGCATGCCACAGTTTCATGCCTCCACACTACAGAGAAATCAGACATGAGTGACTCAGAGCCATCCCAAAGTAGGATTTACCCACGCAAATGGCTGCCCATGGAAGAAGCAATCAACCGGGTCCTGAGCTTGTTCACCACATCCGCATCATCAACGTTGGGTTGAGATGGGAACAGGGCACTGGCGATGCTGACCCAGCCAGGGTTCTGACTGTTGAGCACGGAGAAGACGGTGGCTGCCTCAAAACCATCGTTCAAGCAGAAATGGAGCAGCCCTCTTGGAAATACCATCACCTCCCCTTCCCTCATCCGCTTCTGGAACAGATTGGTCTCCGTGTCGATGAACCCGGCTATGACCACCCCTTTCGACACGTACATCATCTCCGCGCTCCTCGGGTGCGAGTGCGGCACTACCAAGCCGTCCACCTCAATGTCGAACCGTGCAACAGAGAGGCCGAGTGTGTTGAGGCCAGGGAAGTCCGCAGCGGTGGCCAGAGTCACCGCTGATCGATGGAAGTTGTCCATGTCCCCGGGGGTGCTCAGCTTTGAGCTCTTGAAATCCGACGCGCTGGTGTTCGCATAGCTCTTGCAGGGGTATCCATTTATGAAAAGAGCAGTCGATGCCGCGGTCGGACACACGTCCTCAAGATTCTCATTATCCGCTGCGACGAgaacttcgaaaaaggtaatGGAGGAGACAATGAACGAGACGATTCTAAGAGCTCGATTGGGATTCATCTTTGGTTGGGTTAAGTAGGAGTGACCACTGGTCTAGACAAATTCTTCCTTCACTTCTTTTGGGTTATTATTATAAGTGTCTATGTAGGGTCAGTTGGAGGTTGAAATCGCAAGTCATTGAGGAGGGGAGTATAGCTTTGAGTTCACTATTAAGGTGGATTGGACTTGAAGTAGGTTATGCCCCAAGAATTACCTTTTTGCTTCCAAGAAAGACGAACTCTATAAGATACACTCTTTCAGTGCCTCCTTGTCATTGTTGCGCGGACGGATGAGCTTTGATGACTCAATAGGCCAAAGCCTTGACAGAGTAATGTTGTGTCGAGGTAGAACGACCAcgagtccttgaactttttttccCGGAGAAGAAGCAATGAATCGGTTAACTCTATGCCAATAAGTCAGCCTTTTCTTCCAAAACGTAAAAAGACTTCCTTTCCATTCAGAGGAGATACATGTAGAGGGTGCTTAAGCAATCACACTGGTCCATTTCAGCTTCAGGGgtgaagaagataaaagaaatagCACCAAAACCAAGAAATGCTTTGAAGTCCCCATTTCTAGCCGCTATAGATCTTCAAACATGTAATGTACAAATATGCTCCACTCTGAGCAGATCTTTAACCACTATCCTCAACTATTATAGTAACAGCAAAACCATTTTAGGCCATCAGTGGAGgagggaaaaggagagaaaaataaatggcCCGCGGTACAGAATCCTAAAGCCTTTTCTATATATTCAACTATTTACAGGTATCAATCATCTAAAATCTACAACGAAGGTGACGAAGAATTGGTACGTGTGGTTCTTTCTGGGGAAAGTTTCTCCATCTCCAGAATGCCATCACCAGATGCACAGTCCTCCCCGTTAGCCTCTTTTCAAGCTCACTTAAGGCTCTTTTGGCGTAAACTGTGAAGGCAACTGTGGTGACGATTGCTACAATAAAAGAGACAACATTGTAAACAATTTCAACCGTGGTCAAGTGATGATTCCCCCTTTCAGATGAAGCAGTCACACATGCATTACTCCACAGCCAGAATTCTACCTTGCATTATGTTGCATCACAAGTTTTTATCTTCTGTTTGGTAAAAGAAACAGGAAGCTAATAATATGCTTATTCGCCCAGAGATTGTCACAAACTGACCATGGAGATATCCAGAATTCAATAGAAGAGGAGCACCAGTGCTTAACTATTCGAAGTCATGCTTGCAGGAAACTAAGGCATACCTGTAGATGTAAAGGCAAGCTTCAGGTACAATTCCGGCAATAGATCCAGACAAGTAGGGCCAGAAATGCAGACTAGGAACTACGACTGCATAATTGAAAATTGTGTAGGGAAATGGCTAGATCCTAAAGAGCGCAACCACTTTGAATTGATGGAACCAGCTCCCTTCACCAGCAAGTCTAAGCAATGCTGCATTTCGGGCCCATCTTTTCAACCATTGCTGCATATGCATTAAGAGCAATTAGTGATGAGGCAATAACTCATTAAGGTCATCTGAAGAATGAGGTCCCTTACATGTATGCGATTACGGAACAGTAGTCCTATTGAATATGGCAGGACCCCATTCCAATAGCTGTTCCAACCATTATAATTACAAAATCTAGACCGTATCCGAATATCATTCCAGCCAGCCACATGCAAAAAACATTTGACGCCATTACTTACATCTCTGTCCACCCAAGTCCTCCCCATGTCGTCTACCTTGCAGGAGTGTTCTACGATAGTCcggtgagatataaaattagtttacagattttttttattctttttggacACATGTCTATTGTCTCTCATTTTTTGGTATAATCAGGACTCGTGCCGTTTTATAAACGGGTTAATCAGAATGTTTAAACCTCATGATGTGTTTGTGGAGATGTGCATGCAGTGGACGGAACTCCTTACCTGCAAAGGTAAAGAGTTCTACGTAGCTTTTCAAGAGTCGCGAAAATACAGAGCATGCTTCGCCCTCGGGGATTAGTTAGAGAGCGTGGGccatttgttatcttttttgttcttcaaaACTAGATTGTTTACTTTTTAATTAACGTCCCCACAGATCACCACAGAGAAGCTCAAAAGAGATATGGAAATAATTCGGGAAAGGGCCACAATTTGCGAAGACTTCAATATGAGGAATGCTATATCCACTGATCCATACATATATGCAAAATGTTTTGAGAATGCGTACCCCAGATTAGCAAGAGTTGTTCTCTATGAAAGCAATCGATTTGAGATTGGAACTTGAGTTTTACATTTATTTTCATTGTGAAACTTGATTTTGTCTATTAAATTGAGATTATATTCGCTcttatctttatttttcattgttttaggATATTGACGGAAAATTTGTTACCCGCGGTCATTCCCATTTACTACTCCATGGCTGTGGTGGTTGGTAGTGCGTACCAAAGGGGAATGAAAGAGATACTGAAGGAGTTCTCCGTTTTCGGGTTTAtggaaaaaatttgaattttggtcGAATCTAAGTTGCTGTATTCGATTTTAAGGTCGTTTGGCTGCGTTTTTATATGAAAATGAAACTTTAGATTGTTGTGAAGCCGTATGATTCGACGGATCTTGATTTGATGCTGTAATTTTCTTTGAACGAGTTTTTAAAATCTAACGTGCGACTGTACTACGTGAACAACGAATTTCATAGGCtgaattcttttgtttctccGTGCTGATGGGGGTGGCCCTATGAGGACTTTTATAGTATGTCGAAAGGGCTTTGCGCGGACGATGAGATCGCATAAAACTGAGCTCGGTAGGGGGAGTTATGACGTTAACAATTTCATCGCGCAAGCTGACCCTAGTAGACAATAATGAGTTTTCGCTACGGACTACTTTCTATTGGCTCGTATTCGTCATTTCAGCATTTAATAGGTGTATATTAGTTGAGTTCTGCAATATAGCGTCATGGACGAGCCCAACATGCGATTAAATCTACGATCATATTATTGGACGAGCCCAACCCGAGAAAGAATTAATTACCATTATCAAAGTAATTTTTATTGTGTTTTAGTACCTTATCGATTTGGACGAGCCCAACACGCGACTAAATTTACAATCAtattattgaaattttcaatgagCACAAGAGATTTTACATTGGAAATAGTATTAAcgtgtaattatatgtataatgggatatttttgtaattatatttTATCTATATCCTTATCATAGTTAGTCactcatataaatacatattatacaaCCCCAGTTAGATTGAGCCACCATAAAGACTTTGTTGTTATTTCTCTCTGACTCTAAATATTAACATATGTTAATAGATAGTGTATCAAAGAATGCGTGACATCCAAAGTCCAAGATTAAGAGAGGTTCGTTGAGTTATTTACAAGTCAACATATGCCCCAAATGACCTATATTTTGTATGTTACTTAGAATACTCGTCTTAGGGCTTTGGCCATTGTGGAACGGACCAGGTCAGCTGCATAAGTACACTCGATCTGTTGAGGGCACGTAGTGACTGTGCAGGTGAGAGTGCTTGACTAAGGCGAGACTTCTAGCATACTTTTAGAAGAGTACAGGAGAAAAGGGATGAATTTGACAACATAACAAACAGGTGGAGTATCGTTGGGCAATACGAGTCAACATTAGAATGATATCAAGTGTTTTTAAATGAAAGTTTGTGATATCCCAAATCTCGTATGGATTGAGAGAGATCATGTTAAGTGATTCACAAATCACTATACACTCCAAATGGTCACCACTTGTGTGCTTACTCAGAATACTTCCTTTGAAGGTTTGACTCTTGCGAGACGAGCCAGATCATTACGAAATGTCTCAAGCTGGCCAACTGCTGCCCGTGCATCCATGGAAGTGCTTGTCAACTTGCTTGAAGGTGAGACATCTGAGCCTAAAGGTGTTTAGGTCGTGGGAATGGGAGGGTTTGGGGAAAACCACCCTTGTAAGGAAAGTCCAGGGGGGACCAAGTTGTGAAAAAGCATTCCACTGTCCAAGCAGGAGTTCCCGTGACTCTCACTATTTCAACATTGCATCTTCAAAGACCTCTAATGGACCCCAGTTCAAAATAGATTTAGAGGTATTTTGGAATACTTTATTTCGGGAATGtaaaaagactttttttttctttcaattttacccATACCTTTATAATTACGAAAATGTCCCTGAAAACCCTAGTTTCGGCGAAGGCCTCAGCCATTGACAGGCAACCGGCGAGCCACCGCCAATCTCTCGGACTAAatctcaaaaatcaaaatctgtCTACAAGATGGAGATATGTTGTAtaaaaacaacagaaaaagagagagaattggtTGTGTTTTAACGCAATGACACTCTGGTTTACTTCAATTTACAGTCAAGTCCTTTAGGCTACGTACTTGAAGCCTGCACAAGAGGTTTCATTCCCAAGCGGACTTGTTCAGGCAGCGTGTCATTTTCCCCCGTCagcggaacaaaaaagaaggcaaGTAACCAGCATTAATATACTTGCTAAGTTCTTCAAGAGTTCAACGATTAGAGTAACCATTGGTCTTATGTCACCTTAATATCCCGATTCAATCAGATCGCGATATACGTCGTCGGCTAATTGAAGAGATCTGGAATACCAGCTATCTAAGCCCGGATATGGCTTCGGACAGAGCAGTGGAATGCTGGCATTTATGAAGAGTCTCGAGTTGATGTTCATATCATATTACATgcctaaggaaaaaaaacaagcgTGCATGCCACAGTTTCATGCCTCCACACTACAGAGAAATCAGACATGAGTGACTCAGAGCCATCCCAAAGTAGGATTTACCCACGCAAATGGCTGCCCATGGAAGAAGCAATTAACCGGGTCCTGAGCTTGTTCACCACATCCGCATCATCAACGTTGGGTTGAGATGGGAACAGGGCATCGGCGATGCTGACCCAGCCAGGGTTCTGACTGTTGAGCACGGAGAAGACGGTGGCTGCCTCAAAACCATCGTTCAAGCAGAAATGGAGCAGCCCTCTTGGAAATACCATCACTTCCCCTTCCCTCAACCGCTTCTGGAACAGATTGGTCTCCGTGTCGATGAACCCGGCTATGACCACCCCTTTCGACACGTACATCATCTCCGCGCTCCTCGGGTGCGTGTGCGGCACCACCAGGCCATCCACCTCAATGTCGGACCGTGCGACGGAGAGGCCGAGTGTGTTGAGGCCGGGGAAGTCCGCGGCGGTGGCCAGTGTCACTGCCGATCGATGGAAGTTGTCCATGTCCCCGGGGGTGCTCAGCTTTGAGCTCTTGAAATCCGACGCGCTGATGTTCGCATAGCTCTTGCAGGGGTATCCATTTATGAAAAGAGCAGTCGATGCTGCGGTCGGACACACGTCCTCAAGATTCTCATTATCCGCTGCGATGAGAACTTCGAAAAAGGTCATGGAGGAGACAATGAACGAGACAATTCCGAGAGCTCGATTGGGATTCATCTTCGGTTGGGTTAAGTAGGAGTGACCACTGGTCTAGACAAATTCTTCCTTCCCTTCTTTTGGGTTATTATTATAAGTGTCAATGTAGGGTCAGTTGGAGGTTGAAATCGCAAGTCATTGAGGAGGGGGAGTATAGCTTTGAGTTCACTATTAAGGTGGATTGGACTTGAAGTAGGTTATACCCCAAGAATTGCCTTTTTGCTTCAAAGAAATATGAACTCTATAAGATACATTCTTCCAGTGCCTCCTTGTCATTGGTGCGCGCACGGATGAGCCTTGATGACTCAATAGGCGAAAGCCTCGACAGAGTAATGCTGCATGGAGGTAGAACGCGCACGgggtccttgaactttttttccCCGGAGAAGAAGCAATGAATCGGCTAACTCTATGCCAATAAGTCACCCTTCTCTTGCAAAACGTAAAAGACTTCCTTTCCATTCAATGCTTCAATGAAACCTACTTGCACTGAATGCCATAGATACATTTCCAATGATCTAACACGTCTGGAGTGACCTGACTATGTGCCGGACTTCCTCACGAGCGCCGAACGCCCTTTCTCCTTAACTATGCTGACAGGACTCaacaccaaaacaaaaagacaagTTCACAGTAATTATTCCAAGAGCCAATAATCAACTACTATTTCGAACAATGTCTATATTGGAATTAGTAGATCTGGAGCAAATTAATAGCTAATAATTAGTACAAAACTTGCACCAGTATATGTAGATCCTTACTTTAGAACACATAGTCAGATACAGAGGAGATACATGTAGAGGGTGCTTAAGCAATCACACAGGTCCATTTCAGCTTCAGGGGTGAAGACGAGAAAAAAATAGCACCAAAACCAAGAAATGCACAGAAGTCCCCATTTCTAGCCGCTATAGATCTTCAAACATGTAATGTGCAAATATGCTCCACTCTGAGCAGATCTTTAACCACTATCCTCAACTATCACAGTAACAACAAAACCATTTT includes these proteins:
- the LOC115757561 gene encoding germin-like protein subfamily 3 member 4, producing the protein MNPNRALGIVSFIVSSMTFFEVLIAADNENLEDVCPTAASTALFINGYPCKSYANISASDFKSSKLSTPGDMDNFHRSAVTLATAADFPGLNTLGLSVARSDIEVDGLVVPHTHPRSAEMMYVSKGVVIAGFIDTETNLFQKRLREGEVMVFPRGLLHFCLNDGFEAATVFSVLNSQNPGWVSIADALFPSQPNVDDADVVNKLRTRLIASSMGSHLRG
- the LOC115757560 gene encoding germin-like protein subfamily 3 member 4, whose amino-acid sequence is MNPNRALRIVSFIVSSITFFEVLVAADNENLEDVCPTAASTALFINGYPCKSYANTSASDFKSSKLSTPGDMDNFHRSAVTLATAADFPGLNTLGLSVARFDIEVDGLVVPHSHPRSAEMMYVSKGVVIAGFIDTETNLFQKRMREGEVMVFPRGLLHFCLNDGFEAATVFSVLNSQNPGWVSIASALFPSQPNVDDADVVNKLRTRLIASSMGSHLRG